A genomic window from Amia ocellicauda isolate fAmiCal2 chromosome 15, fAmiCal2.hap1, whole genome shotgun sequence includes:
- the fam185a gene encoding protein FAM185A has product MSSVSCGATPRLYRGVCRELRRWRAWADCRSECFPTPSAHRPVSTTAPRPHGELNKPLKQWTLIVNPFSTVTVKLPCNVFVRPLDPHTFPEANRAFVTVRGTSADQGLKLDHISVKYDESDRELLIVSEKVNSNVSVEVTAPVKSDLYIAALGDGNVKIQKMECDNCRVLTERGSSLLQSIKGHKVFVQSKGGNIICLGTIHGNVDISTTGASRVEIAKLQGTSMNISTEHGPLKVKYIYAESSSVCSTSGKIELGNVHGQATVQSERGDIVIDGSDGYLRASTHHGDIDAYVNQSGTAELSSQQGAISVRVPASMNAKVQLSGATVDISPEIVLHETEHISTDDGISVTAHLNGKADGKNWIKAQAARGTVSLRSQSWFESLKIGKA; this is encoded by the exons ATGAGCAGCGTGTCGTGCGGCGCGACGCCCAGGCTGTACCGCGGCGTGTGCAGGGAGCTCCGGCGGTGGAGAGCATGGGCAGACTGCCGGAGCGAGTGCTTCCCGACACCCAGCGCCCACAGACCCGTGTCGACCACGGCGCCTCGGCCGCACGGCGAGCTGAACAAGCCCCTGAAGCAGTGGACTCTGATCGTCAACCCCTTCAGCACCGTGACCGTCAAACTGCCCTGCAACGTGTTCGTGCGGCCGCTGGACCCGCACACCTTCCCGGAGGCCAACCGGGCTTTCGTCACGGTCCGAGGCACCAGCGCCGACCAGGGGCTCAAGCTGGACCACATCTCCGTGAAGTACGACGAGTCGGACCGGGAGCTGCTCATCGTGTCGGAGAAGGTCAACAGCAACGTGTCGGTGGAGGTGACGGCGCCTGTGAAAAGCG ATCTGTATATTGCAGCGTTAGGGGACGGAAACGTGAAAATCCAAAAGATGGAGTGTGACAACTGCAGAGTATTAACGGAGAGGGGAAGCAGCCTCCTGCAGTCCATCAAG GGTCACAAGGTATTTGTTCAGTCCAAAGGAGGAAACATCATCTGCCTCGGGACCATCCATGGGAACGTGGACATCAGCACAACAGGGGCGAGT AGGGTGGAAATCGCCAAGCTCCAGGGAACCAGCATGAACATTTCTACCGAACATGGGCCGctgaaagtcaaatacatttacGCGGAGTCGTCTTCTGTGTGCTCCACGTCGGGGAAGATTGAACTGGGCAACGTGCATG GTCAGGCGACAGTGCAGAGTGAGAGGGGAGATATTGTGATAG atgGGTCTGATGGCTACCTCAGGGCTTCTACACATCATGGAGATATAGACGCTTACGTTAACCAGTCTGGAACTGCAGAGTTGAGCAGTCAGCAAG GAGCCATCTCGGTCAGGGTCCCAGCCTCCATGAACGCCAAAGTGCAGTTATCAGGAGCCACAGTGGACATCAGCCCTGAAATTGTCTTGCATGAGACCGAACATATCTCCACAGATGACGGCATCAGTGTTACTG CTCATTTGAATGGAAAAGCTGATGGGAAGAACTGGATCAAAGCCCAGGCTGCAAGAGGGACTGTCAGTCTGAGGAGCCAGAGCTGGTTTGAGTCACTGAAGATTGGGAAGGCATAG
- the fgl2a gene encoding fibrinogen-like 2a → MKLVSLCVFGAVLLAGAGSSAETDEGSPKEGKGSCSVRLRPSGHCGEDDECPYQVTLPPLTIQLPKQFRMLEKTMKELQSLKATVNKLKSACLECKQQGDQIPQKDSSEAPGMEPASNDEGSKAQQSTNIHELQTKMNKMSISLKNARNQINSLQGRFEELNLLNMKNVEAMVNNKVENLTGVVDGLNNKCSSQCAMQTSPQFIIAPRDCSDYNMLEEKKNGVYKITPDPKNGTFEVFCDMESYGGGWTVLQYRHNGSVSFNRTWAEYKKGFGNVHGEFWLGNDRIHLLTKAKDMTLRIELEDFEGMREYAKYEQFYVSNEFLRYRLSLSGYSGTAGDAMHFSKHYNHDQKFFTTPDKDNDMYPSGNCGAYYGSGWWFDACMSANLNGKYYNKKYKGVRNGIFWGTWHSVSDEHPTSYRQAFKMVKMMIRPKNYAP, encoded by the exons ATGAAGctcgtctctctctgtgtgttcggCGCTGTGCTGCTGGCCGGGGCAGGGAGCAGTGCGGAAACAGATGAGGGATCTCCCAAGGAAGGGAAGGGCAGCTGCTCTGTGCGGCTCAGACCCAGCGGGCACTGTGGGGAGGACGACGAGTGCCCGTACCAGGTCACCCTGCCGCCCCTCACCATCCAGCTGCCCAAGCAGTTCAGGATGCTGGAGAAGACCATGAAGGAGCTGCAGAGCCTCAAGGCGACTGTGAACAAGCTCAAGAGCGCCTGTCTGGAGTGCAAGCAGCAGGGCGACCAGATCCCGCAGAAAGACAGCAGCGAGGCGCCGGGCATGGAACCAGCCAGCAATGACGAGGGCAGCAAAGCCCAGCAAAGCACCAACATCCACGAGCTGCAGACCAAGATGAACAAGATGTCCATCAGTCTGAAGAATGCCAGGAACCAGATCAACAGCCTGCAGGGACGCTTCGAGGAGCTCAACCTGCTCAACATGAAGAACGTGGAGGCTATGGTCAACAACAAGGTAGAGAACCTGACTGGAGTCGTTGACGGACTAAACAACAAGTGCTCCAGTCAGTGCGCGATGCAGACCTCACCGCAGT TCATAATAGCACCCAGAGACTGCTCCGACTACAATATGCTGGAAGAGAAGAAGAACGGCGTCTACAAAATCACTCCTGATCCCAAGAATGGCACCTTTGAAGTGTTCTGCGACATGGAGTCTTACGGAGGGGGCTGGACCGTGCTGCAGTACCGCCACAACGGCAGCGTCAGCTTCAACCGCACCTGGGCCGAGTATAAAAAGGGGTTCGGCAACGTGCACGGGGAGTTCTGGCTGGGCAACGACCGCATTCACCTGCTGACCAAAGCCAAGGACATGACCTTGCGCATCGAGCTAGAGGATTTCGAGGGCATGCGCGAGTACGCCAAGTACGAGCAGTTCTACGTCTCCAACGAGTTCCTGCGCTACCGCCTGTCCCTCAGCGGCTACTCCGGCACAGCAGGCGACGCCATGCACTTCAGCAAGCACTATAACCATGACCAGAAGTTCTTCACCACCCCAGACAAGGACAACGACATGTACCCGTCGGGGAACTGCGGGGCCTACTACGGCTCCGGCTGGTGGTTTGACGCCTGCATGTCCGCCAATCTGAACGGCAAGTATTACAACAAGAAATACAAGGGAGTCCGCAATGGCATCTTCTGGGGAACATGGCACAGTGTGTCCGACGAACACCCGACCAGCTACAGACAGGCTTTTAAAATGGTCAAAATGATGATCAGACCAAAAAACTATGCTCCGTAA